From the Solanum pennellii chromosome 4, SPENNV200 genome, one window contains:
- the LOC107015637 gene encoding probable glycerol-3-phosphate dehydrogenase [NAD(+)] 1, cytosolic translates to MVGSIEVKSGNSVYSNGSVHNHNGPEEKLDELRHILGKSDGDLLRIVCVGAGAWGSVFAALLQDSYGQFRDKVQIRIWRRSGRAVDRATAEHLFEVINSREDVLRRLIRRCAYLKYVEARLGDRTLYADEILKDGFCLNMIDTPFCPLKVVTNLQEAVWDADLVINGLPSTETREVFKEISKYWKERLTVPIIISLAKGIEAELDPVPHIITPTQMINRATGVPVENILYLGGPNIASEIYNKEYANARICGSEKWRKPLAKFLRQPHFIVWDNSDLVTHEVMGGLKNVYAIGAGMVAALTNESATSKSVYFAHCTSEMIFITYLLTEEPERLAGPLLADTYVTLLKGRNAWYGQMIAKGELSLDMGDSISGKGTIQGVSAVEAFYELLSQSSLNVLHPGDNKPVAPVELCPILKTLYKILIKREQGTMAILQALRDENLNDPRDRIEIAQSHAFYRPSLLGQP, encoded by the exons ATGGTTGGTAGTATTGAAGTGAAAAGTGGTAATAGTGTGTACTCAAATGGGAGTGTACACAACCACAATGGTCCAGAGGAGAAACTTGATGAGCTTAGGCATATTCTTGGTAAATCTGATGGTGATTTGTTGAGGATTGTTTGTGTTGGAGCTGGTGCTTGGGGCAGTGTTTTTGCAGCTTTGCTGCAAGATAGTTATGGTCAATTTCGCGATAAGGTTCAAATTAGGATATGGAGAAGGTCAGGGAGAGCTGTTGATAGAGCCACAGCTGAACATTTATTTGAAGTGATCAATTCAAGGGAGGATGTGTTGAGAAGGTTGATAAGGAGATGTGCATATCTCAAGTACGTCGAGGCTAGATTAGGCGATCGGACATTGTATGCTGatgaaatcttgaaagatgGTTTCTGCTTAAATATGATTGATACACCATTTTGTCCATTGAAAGTTGTGACCAACTTGCAAGAAGCTGTGTGGGATGCTGATCTTGTGATTAATGGATTGCCCTCGACTGAAACACGCGAAGTCTTTAAGGAGATCAGCAAGTATTGGAAGGAAAGATTAACTGTACCAATCATCATTTCACTGGCAAAGGGTATAGAGGCTGAACTAGATCCAGTTCCTCATATTATTACTCCTACACAGATGATTAATCGGGCAA CTGGAGTACCAGTTGAGAATATCCTTTATCTTGGTGGACCAAATATTGCATCGGAGATTTACAACAAAGAATATGCTAATGCTAGGATTTGTGGATCagaaaaatggagaaaaccaCTAGCAAAGTTCCTTAGGCAACCTCATTTTATTGTATGGGACAACAGCGACCTTGTAACTCACGAAGTCATGGGAGGTTTGAAGAACGTCTACGCCATTGGAGCTG GGATGGTAGCTGCACTAACAAATGAGAGTGCTACCAGCAAATCAGTATATTTTGCACATTGTACATCGGAGATGATATTCATCACGTATTTATTGACTGAAGAACCAGAAAGGCTTGCAGGGCCTCTTCTAGCTGATACATATGTTACATTGTTGAAAGGTCGTAACGCATGGTATGGTCAAATGATAGCTAAGGGAGAACTGAGTCTCGATATGGGTGATAGCATTAGTGGCAAAGGAACAATCCAG GGAGTTTCTGCTGTCGAAGCATTCTATGAACTTCTAAGTCAGTCAAGTTTGAATGTGTTACATCCCGGAGATAATAAGCCGGTTGCCCCAGTTGAGCTGTGCCCTATCCTGAAGACTTTATACAAGATACTCATAAAAAG AGAACAAGGGACAATGGCTATTCTTCAGGCACTGAGGGATGAAAACTTGAACGATCCGCGCGATCGGATTGAGATTGCACAAAGTCATGCTTTTTACAGGCCTTCACTTCTTGGACAACCTTGA